From Bradyrhizobium sp. 4:
AGAGCCAGGACTGGGCGCAGATGCTGCTCCGCATGTACTCGCGCTGGGCCGAAACCCGCGGCTTCAAGGTCGAGATGCTGGAAGAGTCCGAGGGCGAAGAGGCCGGCATCAAGTCCGCGACCATCCAGGTCTCTGGCCACAATGCCTATGGCTGGCTCAAGACCGAGGCGGGCGTGCACCGCCTGGTGCGGATCTCGCCGTTCGATTCCAATGCGCGGCGGCACACCTCGTTCTCATCCGTAGCTGTGTTTCCGGTGATCGACGACACCATCAAGATCGACATCAAGGAATCCGACGTTCGCGTCGACACCATGCGCTCCGGTGGTGCCGGCGGCCAGCACGTCAACAAGACCGAGTCCGCGGTACGGCTGACGCATATCCCGACCGGCGTCGCCGTGGTCTGCCAAGCCGGCCGCTCGCAGCACAAGAACAAGGCGCAGGCCTGGGACATGCTGCGCGCCCGGCTTTACCAGATCGAGCTGAAGCGGCGCGAGGAGAAGGCCGCCGCCGACCAGGCCGCCAAGACCGACATCGGCTGGGGCCACCAGATCCGCTCCTACGTGCT
This genomic window contains:
- the prfB gene encoding peptide chain release factor 2 (programmed frameshift) → MRAEIERLVEEIKQSVGLLRRHLDVEKSTARLAELNKLAEDPNLWNDPQKAQKLMQERTSLEDALSGIGKVEQELEDDIGMIELGEAEGDEGVVKEAEAALKTLKKEVARRELEALLSGEADSFDSYLEVHAGAGGTESQDWAQMLLRMYSRWAETRGFKVEMLEESEGEEAGIKSATIQVSGHNAYGWLKTEAGVHRLVRISPFDSNARRHTSFSSVAVFPVIDDTIKIDIKESDVRVDTMRSGGAGGQHVNKTESAVRLTHIPTGVAVVCQAGRSQHKNKAQAWDMLRARLYQIELKRREEKAAADQAAKTDIGWGHQIRSYVLQPYQMVKDLRTGVQTSDTSGVLGGDLDEFMAATLAQRAFGTPGADIEDVD